From a region of the Parcubacteria group bacterium genome:
- the rpsK gene encoding 30S ribosomal protein S11 — translation MAEEIKKVEEKSEKAVENTEPLEVSEGKKETAPEKKKKKIKKQIQKGQAHIQCSYNNTLITITDMNGEVLAWSSSGLLGFKGAKKSTPFASTQVAGDVSEKMKKYGTGELNVFVKGVGSGREAAIRALANRGFNLVSIKDITPVPHNGCRPRKPRRV, via the coding sequence ATGGCTGAAGAAATTAAAAAAGTCGAAGAGAAATCTGAAAAAGCAGTAGAAAATACTGAGCCGCTTGAAGTTTCTGAAGGGAAAAAAGAAACTGCTCCTGAAAAAAAGAAAAAGAAGATTAAGAAACAGATCCAAAAAGGACAGGCTCACATTCAGTGTTCATACAACAATACGTTGATTACCATAACCGATATGAACGGAGAAGTTTTGGCTTGGTCAAGTTCAGGGCTTTTGGGATTCAAAGGGGCGAAAAAATCAACTCCATTTGCATCCACTCAAGTCGCCGGAGACGTTTCTGAAAAGATGAAAAAATATGGAACCGGGGAATTGAATGTTTTCGTCAAGGGAGTTGGATCAGGAAGAGAAGCTGCAATCAGGGCTTTGGCTAATCGAGGTTTTAATCTGGTTTCAATAAAAGATATTACTCCAGTTCCTCATAATGGATGCAGGCCAAGGAAACCAAGAAGAGTATAG
- the rpsD gene encoding 30S ribosomal protein S4: MARSIDAKCRKCRRAGEKLFLKGDRCSSPKCAMVRKPYAPGVHGKKKTRGLSEYGRQLAMKQRIKRIYGVLERQFRKHFDEVKNKQGVTGDLFIARLEMRLDNVVYRIGFSSSRSGARQLANHGLIKVNGKKVSIPSFWIKVGDVVGINETKIEKNYFKNHFQILKSKKDFPAWIQFDAGKTEGKIIASPRREDVGSTVDPQMVVEYYSR; this comes from the coding sequence ATGGCAAGATCAATTGATGCAAAATGTAGAAAATGCAGAAGAGCCGGAGAGAAGCTCTTTCTTAAAGGTGATCGTTGCAGTTCTCCTAAATGCGCTATGGTTAGAAAGCCTTATGCCCCAGGAGTTCATGGAAAAAAGAAAACCAGAGGCCTTAGCGAATATGGAAGGCAATTGGCTATGAAACAGAGAATAAAAAGAATTTACGGCGTGCTGGAAAGACAATTCAGAAAGCATTTTGACGAAGTTAAAAATAAGCAAGGGGTAACAGGCGATTTGTTTATAGCAAGGCTGGAAATGAGATTGGATAATGTCGTTTATAGGATAGGATTTTCGAGTTCAAGATCTGGAGCTAGGCAGCTGGCAAATCATGGCCTAATTAAAGTTAATGGAAAAAAAGTCAGCATACCTTCCTTTTGGATTAAAGTCGGAGACGTTGTCGGTATAAATGAAACAAAAATCGAAAAAAATTATTTTAAAAACCATTTTCAAATTTTAAAGAGTAAAAAAGATTTTCCCGCTTGGATTCAATTTGACGCAGGAAAGACGGAGGGAAAAATAATCGCTTCTCCTCGGAGAGAAGATGTGGGATCAACGGTTGATCCTCAAATGGTAGTTGAATATTATTCTAGATAA
- a CDS encoding DNA-directed RNA polymerase subunit alpha: MFHENMQSIALPQKPKYSKTGENSGKFEIFGCYPGYGTTLGNALRRVLLSSLEGAAITSVKIKGAPHEFSTISGILEDVVQIILNLKKIRFEMNEEGLAKIYLNAKGEGKITAKSIKCPSGIKVVNTDQIIATITDKKTDFEMEMEVNKGLGYIPVEQQLRENKEIGVIAIDAIYTPIRRVNYLIEDMRVGKRTDFNKITLDIETDGSITPEESFKKSIGILVSQFSALSEMEAIKEEKTEEEAEIEEKVEVKKEEIKDPLKFKIDELKGLSNRTVNVLEENKVEKIKDIVKMTEEEMKELKGMGDKGIKEIRKAIGEFGLTLK, from the coding sequence ATGTTTCATGAAAATATGCAATCAATAGCTCTTCCTCAAAAACCAAAGTATTCAAAAACCGGTGAAAATAGCGGAAAATTTGAAATTTTTGGCTGTTATCCTGGCTACGGAACTACTTTAGGAAATGCTCTCAGAAGAGTGCTCCTATCTTCCTTGGAAGGAGCGGCTATAACTTCAGTCAAAATTAAAGGGGCGCCTCACGAATTTTCAACCATTTCGGGAATCTTAGAAGATGTTGTCCAGATAATTTTGAATTTGAAAAAGATTCGTTTTGAAATGAATGAAGAAGGGCTAGCCAAAATTTATCTTAATGCCAAGGGAGAAGGAAAAATTACTGCCAAAAGCATAAAATGCCCTTCTGGCATTAAAGTTGTGAACACTGATCAAATTATCGCCACTATTACCGACAAAAAGACTGATTTTGAAATGGAAATGGAAGTTAATAAAGGACTTGGATATATTCCAGTTGAACAACAACTCAGGGAAAACAAGGAGATTGGAGTGATTGCCATTGATGCCATTTATACTCCGATAAGAAGAGTAAATTATCTTATTGAAGATATGCGTGTTGGGAAAAGAACTGATTTTAATAAAATCACATTGGACATTGAAACTGATGGGAGCATTACTCCGGAAGAATCATTTAAAAAATCAATCGGTATTTTAGTTAGCCAATTTTCCGCTTTATCGGAAATGGAAGCAATCAAGGAAGAAAAAACTGAAGAAGAAGCAGAAATTGAGGAAAAAGTTGAAGTTAAAAAAGAAGAAATCAAAGATCCATTGAAGTTTAAAATAGATGAGCTCAAAGGACTTTCCAATAGAACAGTTAATGTTTTGGAGGAAAACAAGGTGGAAAAAATCAAAGACATTGTAAAAATGACAGAAGAGGAAATGAAAGAGCTTAAAGGAATGGGAGACAAGGGTATAAAAGAAATCAGAAAAGCCATCGGAGAGTTCGGATTAACATTGAAATAA